In Vibrio sp. 10N, the following proteins share a genomic window:
- a CDS encoding 4Fe-4S binding protein, which produces MIKQLLQQATSKNGRARCYAFENTVELSNLIPPTVSYESHGDTLIVGPTAIITSTAEQLTAMHSVTLLSTDGEPSEHNNLYYADSIEISGFLGTFSVHIHNKNTHSNLAEVSIGRDCFDIVVDHSLNGCMSEEVPVPGYYPVGRGYPTLADALEEIPGLMGTFDKPKYFRLDTDMCAHSSRGVKGCERCVDACPAGALSSQGNDKIGHKIEINPYLCQGVGTCATACPTEAIHYALPTPQETQKFIERTLANYHQQGGENAIVLICSSRHESYNVMALKVLPDNVIPVVVEELPSVGIDTWFAALVNGATQVLFAASRHMPETIQSVLNREVGMAQQLLENLGLARETIDILYLESLREGLPTLVDFDLGLRLGDVEGNKRQRLFHSLDALSDKHGVTDTVQPLPTTAPYGTVNCDTDKCTLCMGCVAVCPTKALYNKGDRPALDFVEQDCVQCGMCEKACPESALSLTQQVNWDKASRTCVVALHEEKAAECLSCGKPFAPQSMITMLQDKLRGHSHFANDAALRRIAMCEDCRVVDMFENMAENPEQQLKY; this is translated from the coding sequence ATGATAAAACAACTATTACAACAAGCGACATCTAAAAATGGACGTGCGCGTTGCTACGCGTTTGAAAATACCGTTGAGTTATCCAACTTAATACCGCCAACAGTAAGCTATGAAAGTCATGGCGACACACTGATTGTCGGGCCAACCGCAATTATCACCAGTACCGCTGAGCAGTTAACAGCGATGCATTCGGTCACACTGCTTTCTACAGACGGCGAGCCTTCTGAGCATAACAATCTTTATTATGCCGACAGCATCGAAATCTCAGGATTCTTAGGTACCTTTAGCGTCCATATCCATAACAAAAACACCCATAGCAATTTAGCGGAAGTGTCAATTGGAAGAGACTGCTTTGATATTGTCGTAGACCATTCTCTTAACGGCTGCATGTCAGAAGAAGTACCTGTGCCTGGCTACTACCCAGTTGGTCGTGGTTACCCAACACTGGCTGACGCACTCGAAGAAATTCCTGGCTTAATGGGTACGTTCGACAAACCGAAGTATTTTCGTCTAGACACAGATATGTGTGCCCATAGCTCTCGCGGAGTAAAAGGCTGTGAGCGCTGTGTAGATGCATGTCCTGCGGGCGCATTGAGTAGCCAAGGTAACGATAAAATCGGTCATAAGATCGAGATAAACCCATACCTTTGCCAAGGTGTCGGAACTTGTGCCACAGCCTGCCCAACGGAAGCCATTCATTATGCGCTGCCAACACCTCAAGAAACGCAAAAGTTTATCGAGCGTACGCTAGCCAATTACCACCAACAGGGCGGCGAGAATGCGATCGTTTTGATCTGCAGCTCACGTCATGAAAGCTATAACGTGATGGCGCTGAAGGTATTACCGGATAACGTGATTCCCGTTGTGGTTGAAGAGCTACCCTCAGTCGGAATTGATACTTGGTTTGCTGCATTGGTTAATGGCGCAACACAAGTGCTATTTGCCGCAAGTCGTCATATGCCTGAAACCATTCAAAGCGTTCTTAATCGTGAAGTGGGAATGGCGCAGCAGCTACTCGAGAACCTCGGTTTGGCGCGTGAAACCATTGACATTTTATACCTAGAATCATTGCGTGAAGGATTGCCTACCTTAGTTGATTTCGATCTAGGTCTTCGCCTTGGAGACGTAGAAGGCAATAAACGTCAAAGGCTATTCCATTCTTTGGATGCGTTATCCGATAAACACGGTGTCACCGATACCGTTCAGCCTCTTCCGACAACCGCACCGTACGGCACCGTGAACTGTGATACCGACAAATGCACGCTATGCATGGGCTGTGTTGCCGTTTGCCCAACGAAAGCACTCTACAACAAAGGTGATAGACCTGCTTTGGATTTTGTTGAGCAAGATTGTGTTCAGTGTGGAATGTGCGAAAAAGCGTGTCCGGAATCGGCACTGTCTCTGACCCAGCAAGTTAATTGGGATAAAGCGTCACGCACCTGTGTTGTGGCATTGCACGAAGAAAAGGCAGCAGAATGCTTAAGCTGCGGTAAGCCTTTCGCACCTCAATCGATGATCACCATGCTACAAGATAAGTTACGCGGTCACTCGCATTTTGCTAATGACGCGGCACTGCGCCGTATTGCGATGTGTGAAGACTGCCGAGTCGTCGATATGTTTGAAAACATGGCTGAAAACCCAGAACAGCAACTGAAATACTAG
- a CDS encoding DUF3305 domain-containing protein, translating to MQSETPESIPNQSSTFDVQLVEKNEHQWPIQIDLSVVEKQVGRWTSTQRELDGFQLDITDNSKPHAILELYRDERTDYRFNLSSQNPMLFVVLDSHDEMSLKPILVTASQAVAGSFMDGDYLVLSKPIPLPIQAWMEAFIGRHGELLEVRRKKRKGAGRSSGK from the coding sequence ATGCAGTCAGAAACTCCTGAATCCATTCCTAACCAATCTTCTACTTTTGATGTTCAGTTGGTTGAAAAGAATGAACATCAATGGCCGATTCAAATCGACCTGTCTGTTGTTGAAAAGCAAGTGGGACGCTGGACGAGCACGCAGCGCGAACTAGATGGCTTTCAACTAGACATCACAGACAACAGCAAACCTCATGCCATTTTAGAGCTGTACCGTGATGAACGGACAGATTATCGGTTTAACTTAAGCTCTCAGAATCCAATGTTGTTCGTCGTGCTTGATAGTCATGACGAAATGAGTCTAAAACCCATATTGGTGACGGCGTCACAGGCAGTGGCTGGGTCATTTATGGATGGGGATTACTTGGTGCTGTCCAAACCGATTCCACTGCCTATTCAGGCATGGATGGAAGCATTCATTGGCAGACATGGCGAACTTCTTGAAGTAAGACGTAAGAAGCGCAAAGGGGCGGGGCGTTCAAGTGGCAAATAG
- a CDS encoding mechanosensitive ion channel family protein, producing the protein MLRILLLLPLVLCAPISRASEEVPSVDSITQFASLIRWSGVLASIFIVMGTWLLIKFMNSMVESIGSQFVQYRMLLQKLQSFLQFFIYMTAGIVVFMLSFRINDHILALIGGTLAVSVGFAMKDLAASFIAGLTVMIDRPFQVGDRVTFEGNYGDILTIGLRSVRMRTLNDDIITIPNNKFLNEVTVSGNYGALDMQVVIPFYVGMNEDIVLARNLIQEAASSSRYIHLPKPVTVLVKQTITDNYLAIQLTCKAYVVDTAYEKLFETDITLRVMSEFQKHGIHPPQIAVKNG; encoded by the coding sequence ATGCTTAGGATTTTGTTGCTACTTCCTTTGGTTTTGTGTGCCCCGATTAGCAGGGCGAGCGAAGAAGTTCCCTCAGTAGACAGTATTACCCAGTTTGCCTCTCTCATCCGTTGGTCTGGCGTACTGGCAAGTATTTTTATCGTCATGGGAACATGGCTGCTTATAAAGTTTATGAACTCTATGGTCGAGAGTATCGGCAGCCAATTCGTTCAATACCGGATGCTACTGCAAAAACTCCAGTCCTTTTTGCAGTTCTTTATCTACATGACTGCAGGCATCGTCGTGTTCATGCTCAGCTTTCGTATTAACGACCATATCCTCGCTCTGATTGGCGGGACTTTGGCGGTATCGGTTGGGTTTGCGATGAAAGATCTCGCCGCTTCATTCATCGCTGGATTGACTGTAATGATAGACCGACCGTTTCAAGTCGGTGACCGCGTCACGTTCGAGGGGAATTATGGGGACATCCTAACAATTGGCCTTCGCTCAGTTAGAATGCGAACCCTTAATGACGACATCATCACCATACCCAATAATAAATTCCTCAACGAAGTCACCGTGAGTGGTAACTATGGTGCGCTCGACATGCAGGTCGTGATTCCTTTTTATGTAGGAATGAATGAAGACATTGTACTTGCGCGTAACCTGATTCAAGAAGCGGCCTCCTCAAGCCGTTACATTCACCTCCCGAAACCGGTCACCGTACTTGTTAAACAAACCATCACCGACAACTACCTAGCAATTCAACTCACGTGCAAAGCCTATGTTGTGGATACCGCCTACGAGAAATTGTTTGAAACTGATATCACTCTGCGGGTGATGAGTGAGTTCCAAAAACATGGTATTCATCCGCCACAAATAGCCGTGAAAAACGGTTAG
- a CDS encoding Rho-binding antiterminator produces MISCSDYDYIEIACMHHYLLRVSMRNGQTLEGTALDTARNEMKVECIKLKQAQQEVLIVLDDIVLIEVLTANPHFQSKTFCG; encoded by the coding sequence ATGATAAGTTGCAGCGATTACGATTACATAGAGATAGCCTGTATGCATCACTATCTCCTAAGGGTATCGATGAGAAATGGGCAGACGCTGGAAGGTACTGCGTTGGATACCGCTCGCAATGAGATGAAAGTGGAGTGTATTAAACTAAAGCAAGCTCAACAGGAGGTGTTAATCGTACTAGATGATATTGTACTGATTGAGGTTTTGACGGCCAATCCGCACTTCCAGTCAAAAACATTTTGCGGATAG
- a CDS encoding ATP-binding protein yields MMKRIFWLWVVAITLSFPALARWDYQDDNVPIASENAQSLEDEIAKLPKALFMTSTDINKVRRLLSYTLDQQDRSIIEFNEALAVYRDDPSEEQWFKVQSHYLTLNSLSLSKQSLLELASEKTFEQLTGFGPDGVTQFKQEWHITQLNSEYFLFFQLRSLKTLIKEIFISPVPVIWVGLQVFLIYSLLMWWLANERRLFDQFKSHVTASMNKPPIWIRLVWYLSKASKAIAWLIAITVSLRVLSSIDALSQLYYIELFTWWILGGSIAISFILEFVQRNSLATNKTVAALRLSTVRRYVWSFIVVGLVLQIASQTLGKGTIYYWITSLFSLWFTLITLSVIIMWKRVVFDSLDRIPEKPIIVVWAASKKDVFVIGLIATAIATLWIALHHLKNRLIGMLSTYTFFNQALTYLFKIEVAKQTGSSADDNLVRVKGDAAFRYVLPGDDASPLIGFANEELKQLSKYLLTNSPAICVVTGERGIGATRLLTQLLGKVKNAEPIYINCPNSGYNELLIHLAVSLGLEEDTSEVKILSHLRKSDAHYLIAIDNCQRLVKPKVGGLNDLIRFTNLLRRSKQSHRAVFSIEKASWRFIDRARGERLLFDWVAFLPRWSEQQMGALLDSRINQNDSHLVSFEGLAVPKQWDNDSESEEDRAKQGFYRILWHYSDGNPTVALRFFRFSLNRNKQTDQVVVRLFHAPESEELDKMPKPMLAILRSIVQLESASPEDVSDCTQLTISEVIGSLRYFQSRGYIEWREDKARISDHWFRHITNVLDRQHLLVK; encoded by the coding sequence ATGATGAAACGGATATTCTGGTTATGGGTCGTGGCCATCACCCTAAGCTTCCCTGCTCTGGCTCGCTGGGACTATCAAGATGACAATGTGCCCATTGCCTCTGAAAATGCCCAGTCATTAGAAGATGAAATTGCCAAGTTACCCAAAGCGCTGTTTATGACGTCGACAGACATCAACAAAGTCCGGCGATTGCTGTCCTATACATTGGACCAACAAGATCGCAGCATCATTGAGTTTAATGAAGCGTTGGCCGTCTATCGAGACGATCCAAGTGAGGAGCAATGGTTTAAGGTACAAAGCCATTATTTAACGCTGAACAGTTTAAGCTTGAGTAAACAATCGCTATTAGAACTCGCTTCAGAGAAAACCTTTGAACAACTGACAGGGTTTGGCCCCGATGGGGTGACTCAATTTAAGCAAGAGTGGCATATTACTCAGCTCAATAGCGAATATTTCCTCTTCTTTCAGCTACGCAGCCTAAAAACACTCATCAAAGAAATCTTTATCTCTCCTGTGCCGGTCATTTGGGTTGGTCTGCAGGTCTTCTTGATTTATTCGCTCCTCATGTGGTGGCTTGCAAATGAACGCAGGTTATTTGATCAGTTCAAATCCCATGTCACCGCTTCAATGAACAAACCACCGATTTGGATTCGATTGGTGTGGTACTTAAGTAAAGCTAGCAAAGCCATCGCATGGTTGATCGCCATTACGGTCTCGTTGAGGGTGCTAAGTAGTATCGATGCGCTATCGCAGCTCTATTACATAGAGTTATTTACATGGTGGATATTGGGAGGCTCGATAGCGATCTCATTTATTCTTGAGTTTGTACAACGCAACAGTTTAGCTACCAATAAAACCGTTGCGGCTTTGCGACTTTCCACCGTTAGACGTTACGTATGGAGCTTTATTGTTGTGGGCTTGGTGCTGCAAATCGCCTCGCAAACGCTCGGTAAGGGTACCATCTACTATTGGATAACTAGCCTATTCTCTTTATGGTTCACCTTGATAACACTGAGCGTGATTATCATGTGGAAACGGGTGGTGTTTGACTCTCTCGATAGAATCCCTGAGAAACCGATCATAGTCGTTTGGGCTGCATCAAAAAAAGACGTGTTTGTCATTGGGCTGATTGCCACTGCCATTGCCACGCTCTGGATTGCCCTACACCACTTGAAAAACCGCCTAATTGGTATGCTCTCCACGTATACTTTTTTCAATCAAGCCCTGACATACCTGTTTAAGATCGAAGTCGCCAAACAAACCGGCAGTAGCGCTGACGACAACTTGGTGCGAGTCAAAGGCGACGCCGCTTTTCGTTATGTTCTACCTGGCGATGACGCTAGCCCTCTCATCGGTTTCGCAAACGAAGAACTAAAACAGCTTTCTAAGTACCTATTAACCAACAGTCCGGCGATATGCGTTGTCACCGGCGAACGCGGGATCGGAGCAACACGCCTTCTGACGCAACTACTGGGTAAAGTAAAAAACGCTGAGCCCATTTACATCAATTGCCCAAATTCCGGGTATAACGAACTTTTGATTCATCTGGCGGTAAGTTTGGGGCTCGAAGAGGACACGAGCGAAGTAAAAATCCTCAGTCATTTGAGAAAAAGCGACGCCCACTATTTAATAGCCATTGATAACTGCCAAAGATTGGTTAAACCCAAAGTTGGCGGATTGAATGATTTGATACGCTTTACCAACTTGCTGCGCCGCTCGAAGCAAAGTCATCGTGCCGTGTTTTCTATCGAAAAAGCCAGTTGGCGCTTTATCGATAGAGCGCGTGGAGAACGCTTGCTGTTTGATTGGGTAGCATTTTTACCCCGTTGGAGTGAACAACAAATGGGCGCTCTTCTGGACAGTCGGATCAATCAAAATGACAGCCACTTGGTCAGCTTTGAGGGGCTCGCGGTACCAAAACAGTGGGATAATGACAGTGAGTCCGAAGAGGATCGCGCCAAACAAGGTTTCTATCGCATTTTATGGCACTATTCGGATGGCAACCCGACCGTGGCACTGCGCTTTTTCCGTTTTTCTCTGAACCGAAATAAACAAACGGACCAGGTCGTTGTGCGCTTGTTTCACGCGCCGGAATCCGAAGAGCTCGACAAAATGCCCAAGCCGATGCTCGCTATCCTACGCTCTATCGTCCAACTCGAATCCGCGTCGCCGGAAGATGTCTCTGATTGTACTCAGCTCACCATTTCAGAAGTGATTGGCTCACTTCGCTACTTTCAAAGTCGAGGTTACATTGAATGGCGTGAAGACAAGGCAAGAATTTCAGATCATTGGTTTAGACACATCACCAATGTATTAGATCGTCAGCATCTGTTGGTTAAATAA
- a CDS encoding ABC-F family ATPase: MLSTANITQQFGAKPLFENISIKFGEGNRYGLIGANGCGKSTFMKILSGELEPTSGNVSYDPNERVAKLNQDQFAYEEFTVVDTVIMGHKELWAIKQERDRIYSLAEMSEEDGMKVADLEVQFAELDGYMAEAKAGELLLAVGIPEEQHFGLMSEVAPGWKLRVLLAQVLFADPHIMLLDEPTNNLDMDTIRWLEETLNQRNCTMIIISHDRHFLNSVCTHMADLDYGELRLFTGNYDEYMVAASQARERLLADNAKKKAQIAELNTFVARFSANASKAKQATSRAKQIDKIQLEEVKPSSRQNPFIRFDQEKELFRNALNVENLSQGFEEDLFAGFNAIFEVGERVAIIGENGVGKTTLLNTLAGVLEPRTGEYKWSENSNIGYYAQDHAHDFEEDMNLMDWMGQWRQEGDDEQVIRSFLGRMLFGQDDIKKSVKVLSGGEQGRMLLGKIMMHKPNMLLMDEPTNHMDMESIESLNNALEQYKGTLFFVSHDRVFVDSLATRILEIKDGKINDFRGTYAEFLRSKGIDG; encoded by the coding sequence GTGCTATCGACCGCAAATATCACTCAACAGTTTGGTGCTAAACCGCTGTTTGAAAACATCTCTATCAAGTTTGGCGAAGGCAACCGTTATGGCCTTATCGGCGCAAACGGCTGTGGTAAATCGACTTTCATGAAGATTTTGAGCGGCGAGTTGGAACCTACGAGCGGTAACGTCTCTTACGATCCGAACGAGCGTGTTGCAAAGCTTAACCAGGACCAGTTCGCTTACGAAGAGTTCACGGTTGTTGACACTGTTATCATGGGTCACAAAGAGCTTTGGGCAATCAAGCAAGAGCGCGATCGTATCTACTCTTTAGCAGAGATGAGCGAAGAAGATGGCATGAAAGTGGCCGATCTGGAAGTTCAGTTCGCTGAGCTAGACGGTTACATGGCAGAAGCAAAAGCTGGCGAGCTACTACTAGCTGTTGGTATTCCAGAAGAGCAACACTTTGGCCTAATGAGCGAAGTGGCGCCAGGTTGGAAACTTCGTGTGCTATTGGCTCAGGTTCTTTTTGCTGACCCACACATCATGTTGCTTGACGAACCAACCAACAACTTGGATATGGACACGATTCGTTGGCTAGAAGAAACGCTAAACCAACGTAACTGCACCATGATCATCATCTCGCACGACCGTCACTTCCTAAACTCTGTGTGTACGCATATGGCTGACTTGGACTACGGTGAACTTCGTCTGTTTACAGGTAACTATGATGAATACATGGTTGCGGCTTCACAAGCTCGTGAGCGTCTATTAGCAGACAACGCGAAGAAGAAAGCGCAGATTGCAGAACTAAATACGTTCGTTGCGCGTTTCTCTGCAAACGCATCGAAAGCGAAGCAAGCAACATCTCGTGCTAAGCAAATTGACAAGATCCAGCTAGAAGAAGTGAAGCCTTCAAGCCGTCAAAACCCGTTTATCCGTTTTGACCAAGAGAAAGAGCTATTCCGTAACGCGCTGAATGTTGAAAACCTAAGCCAAGGTTTCGAAGAAGATTTATTCGCTGGCTTTAACGCTATCTTTGAAGTGGGTGAGCGTGTGGCTATCATCGGTGAAAACGGTGTGGGTAAAACAACACTGCTTAACACTCTAGCAGGCGTATTAGAGCCTCGCACAGGTGAGTACAAGTGGTCTGAAAACAGTAACATTGGTTACTATGCACAGGATCACGCACATGACTTTGAAGAAGACATGAACCTAATGGACTGGATGGGTCAATGGCGTCAAGAAGGCGATGACGAGCAAGTTATCCGCAGCTTCCTGGGTCGTATGCTATTTGGTCAAGACGACATTAAAAAGTCGGTTAAAGTCCTGTCTGGTGGTGAGCAAGGTCGTATGCTTCTAGGCAAGATCATGATGCATAAACCAAACATGCTTCTAATGGATGAACCAACCAACCACATGGATATGGAATCTATCGAATCGCTGAACAACGCACTTGAGCAGTACAAAGGAACACTATTCTTCGTATCTCACGACCGTGTATTTGTAGACTCGCTAGCGACTCGTATTCTTGAGATCAAAGATGGGAAGATTAATGACTTCCGCGGCACGTATGCTGAGTTCTTACGATCGAAAGGTATTGATGGTTAA
- a CDS encoding acyl-CoA synthetase, with protein sequence MNLIVNVHKGVRKLGFEWATRQAWKCGMKANLVTRVVGVAKGQIVCVIEGVRAELSTEINNPHHTDEKQGRYVFVGGELWEPNNLLAPAFPSFMFMHVRNLGSKHKYMTDDELQFNLA encoded by the coding sequence ATGAATCTTATCGTTAATGTTCATAAGGGTGTCCGTAAACTCGGATTTGAATGGGCTACACGCCAAGCTTGGAAATGCGGCATGAAAGCTAACCTAGTCACTCGTGTCGTGGGGGTCGCCAAAGGACAAATCGTGTGTGTGATTGAAGGCGTGCGCGCTGAGCTCTCCACAGAGATTAACAACCCACATCACACCGATGAAAAGCAAGGTCGTTATGTATTTGTCGGCGGCGAACTTTGGGAGCCCAACAACCTACTTGCTCCAGCATTCCCGAGTTTTATGTTTATGCATGTACGAAATCTAGGCAGTAAGCACAAATATATGACCGATGATGAACTGCAGTTTAACTTGGCGTAG
- a CDS encoding GlpM family protein: protein MVALFLKCLIGAAAVMLIAILSKSKNFFIAGLVPLFPSFALIAHYIVATERNMEALRMTALFGLYSLMPYAAYLIAVYYFSYHLSVMWTLLSAVLVWVMFAYLLLMVWVRNVIAV, encoded by the coding sequence ATGGTTGCTCTATTTCTAAAGTGTTTGATTGGCGCCGCAGCGGTCATGTTGATTGCCATCCTATCGAAAAGTAAGAACTTCTTCATCGCAGGACTGGTACCACTATTTCCAAGTTTTGCTCTGATCGCCCACTACATCGTCGCGACCGAGCGTAATATGGAAGCGCTTCGTATGACCGCGCTGTTTGGGCTTTATTCGCTCATGCCTTATGCGGCTTATTTAATTGCGGTTTATTACTTTAGCTATCACTTGTCGGTGATGTGGACGTTGTTGTCTGCGGTGTTGGTTTGGGTGATGTTTGCGTATTTGTTGTTGATGGTTTGGGTACGGAATGTGATTGCGGTTTGA
- a CDS encoding TorD/DmsD family molecular chaperone, with the protein MDNENNQLRSDIYLLISTLCRGAPERELLDFLSTLEIESGINQMTSAWEGLAEAAKNAEVSAVEDEYQDLFIGIGKGEVIPFASWHLTGSLMDKPLAVLRHDLSLLGLEREELVKEPEDHISAVCEVLAHLIDQQKETEAKAFFNHHLSPWYTDLCRQIETAPSAQFYPSVAALMQAFFDVEQVSYAQNPGTTQTKMKIDVKNITTK; encoded by the coding sequence ATGGATAACGAAAATAACCAACTAAGAAGTGACATTTACCTGCTTATCTCGACGTTATGTCGTGGTGCTCCAGAGCGCGAGTTACTTGATTTCCTTTCTACTTTGGAAATTGAGTCGGGCATTAACCAAATGACCAGTGCTTGGGAAGGGCTCGCAGAGGCGGCAAAGAATGCAGAAGTGAGTGCTGTGGAGGATGAATATCAAGATCTGTTCATTGGTATCGGTAAAGGCGAGGTGATTCCATTTGCGTCATGGCATCTAACAGGCTCATTGATGGATAAGCCGTTGGCTGTTCTTCGTCATGACCTGAGTCTGTTAGGCCTTGAGCGTGAAGAGTTGGTTAAAGAGCCTGAAGATCATATTTCTGCGGTGTGTGAGGTACTCGCGCACCTTATTGACCAACAAAAAGAGACAGAGGCGAAAGCATTCTTTAATCACCACCTGTCTCCTTGGTACACAGATTTGTGCCGTCAGATTGAAACAGCACCCAGTGCTCAGTTTTATCCGTCTGTCGCGGCACTAATGCAAGCATTTTTCGATGTAGAGCAGGTGAGCTATGCGCAAAACCCTGGCACTACGCAGACGAAAATGAAAATAGACGTAAAAAATATAACCACTA
- a CDS encoding DUF3306 domain-containing protein, protein MANSFLSRWSQRKLEEQSQRQDEPEEVVASDEELVAPSALASDSEAPETPDMASDNQELAIDNDIDVDSEKGEESELTISQLLANTEVDKAIKKAALRKLFMQPEFNVVDGLNDYDHDYSAVKPLASEVAETLRGWVKDIEENLEQQEEIEGSDVIASNETDVQSDEGEQDALDSMETKSSQVNDDTSDTETS, encoded by the coding sequence GTGGCAAATAGTTTTTTATCGCGTTGGTCACAGCGTAAATTAGAGGAACAATCACAACGTCAGGATGAGCCAGAAGAGGTGGTGGCTAGCGATGAGGAATTGGTCGCGCCCTCTGCTTTAGCATCAGACAGTGAAGCACCTGAAACCCCTGATATGGCGTCAGATAACCAAGAGCTGGCGATTGACAACGATATTGACGTTGACAGCGAAAAAGGTGAAGAAAGCGAACTGACAATATCTCAGCTTCTTGCTAACACGGAGGTCGATAAAGCCATCAAGAAAGCGGCACTGAGAAAACTGTTTATGCAGCCTGAGTTTAATGTGGTCGATGGACTGAATGATTATGACCATGATTATTCGGCGGTAAAACCGCTGGCCAGTGAGGTCGCAGAAACGCTAAGAGGATGGGTGAAAGACATCGAGGAAAATCTGGAACAACAAGAAGAGATTGAGGGCTCTGATGTCATAGCTTCGAACGAAACAGATGTGCAGAGTGATGAAGGTGAGCAGGATGCTCTCGATAGCATGGAGACAAAGTCATCACAGGTAAATGATGACACCTCGGATACAGAAACTTCCTAA
- a CDS encoding YHS domain-containing (seleno)protein, whose amino-acid sequence MKLAKLFICVSLWLVGTTSVFAIEPVYSDFFGKAIRGYDPVAYFTEGKPVKGDRDYTYRWNKAKWYFSSQKHLDLFIENPNKYAPQYGGYCAWAVSKGYTAKIDPNAWYLHNDKLYLNYSRSVQSTWQQDIPGNIASAVKNWPTLLTQ is encoded by the coding sequence ATGAAACTAGCCAAACTATTTATTTGTGTATCTCTGTGGCTTGTGGGTACCACGAGCGTGTTTGCGATCGAGCCTGTTTATAGTGATTTTTTTGGCAAAGCGATACGTGGCTACGATCCCGTTGCCTACTTTACCGAGGGAAAACCTGTCAAAGGTGATCGAGATTACACATACCGTTGGAATAAGGCTAAGTGGTATTTCTCATCCCAAAAGCATTTAGATTTGTTTATCGAAAATCCAAACAAATATGCCCCTCAGTATGGCGGGTACTGCGCGTGGGCAGTAAGCAAAGGCTATACTGCCAAAATCGATCCTAATGCGTGGTACCTACATAACGACAAGCTTTATCTTAATTACAGTCGGTCGGTACAAAGCACTTGGCAGCAAGATATTCCGGGCAATATTGCCAGTGCAGTCAAAAATTGGCCAACACTGCTGACTCAATAG
- a CDS encoding formate dehydrogenase accessory sulfurtransferase FdhD — protein MVKPNIIRTSENPLQTIEVDVYDEYGEKLTKQIACERPLTVMLNWKEIVTLMTLGSRPDSLVLGYLKNQGFLSDPAAIESLIIDWETHSAAVITKENTDFLEEALKKKTVTSGCGQGTMYGNVMKQLEGYQVPQTPLKQSQVYATLEALIHYNDTYKKAGAVHGCAICKGNEVLSFVEDVGRHNAVDTLAGEMWINEETGDDKIFYTTGRLTSEMVIKVAQMGIPVLLSRSGVTQMGLDLAKQFGITTIARAKGLRFQVFTGGEKVDFDVKGNN, from the coding sequence GTGGTTAAACCCAACATTATTAGAACAAGCGAAAATCCCCTTCAAACTATCGAAGTCGACGTCTATGACGAATATGGTGAAAAGCTTACCAAGCAAATCGCCTGCGAACGCCCTTTAACTGTCATGCTGAACTGGAAAGAGATTGTGACGTTAATGACGCTCGGCTCAAGGCCTGACTCTCTAGTGTTAGGCTATTTAAAAAACCAAGGTTTTCTGTCCGACCCAGCAGCGATTGAGTCGTTAATCATCGACTGGGAAACCCACTCTGCAGCCGTCATTACCAAAGAAAATACCGACTTTCTTGAAGAAGCTCTAAAGAAGAAAACCGTCACCTCCGGCTGTGGTCAAGGCACCATGTATGGCAACGTCATGAAGCAACTTGAAGGCTATCAAGTGCCACAAACGCCCCTTAAGCAATCTCAGGTTTATGCGACGCTCGAAGCTCTGATTCATTACAACGACACCTATAAAAAAGCCGGTGCGGTTCATGGCTGTGCGATTTGTAAAGGCAACGAGGTGTTGTCGTTTGTTGAAGACGTAGGCCGCCACAACGCGGTTGATACCCTTGCTGGTGAAATGTGGATTAATGAAGAAACGGGTGACGACAAAATCTTCTACACGACGGGTCGATTAACCTCAGAGATGGTGATTAAGGTCGCGCAGATGGGTATCCCAGTTCTGCTGTCCCGCTCTGGTGTGACTCAAATGGGATTAGATCTTGCCAAACAGTTTGGTATTACGACAATCGCGCGTGCTAAAGGCCTACGCTTCCAAGTCTTTACCGGCGGTGAAAAAGTCGACTTTGATGTGAAAGGCAACAACTAA